One Misgurnus anguillicaudatus chromosome 19, ASM2758022v2, whole genome shotgun sequence genomic region harbors:
- the smim5 gene encoding small integral membrane protein 5 produces the protein MSASDDMMKVLQQIWSKLQGFSQDHPLMQAAFLIMLLFFLTFITLMVIGCLYGRCGCCQGTRNRVSVI, from the exons ATGAGCGCTTCAGATGATATGATGAAAGTCCTTCAGCAAATCTGGAGCAAACTGCAGGGTTTTTCTCAAGACCACCCGCTCATGCAGGCGGCCTTTCTGATCATGCTGCTCTTCTTCT TAACGTTCATAACTCTGATGGTGATTGGATGTCTTTATGGTCGCTGTGGCTGTTGTCAAGGAACCAGAAACCGAGTGTCCGTCATCTGA